One window of the Cryptomeria japonica chromosome 7, Sugi_1.0, whole genome shotgun sequence genome contains the following:
- the LOC131074578 gene encoding uncharacterized protein LOC131074578, translating to MAFEMRVAFAIFLALFSFQSVLVMGEGGVECEKLPVEMCAFSVSSSGARCVLEKKYSYVASTHESSVEYQCQSSGIMAEKMMEWIESEECLQSCGLQRMSVGMSTDDLSEYSDFTSKLCSDKCQNSCPNIVNLYLNLAAGEGIYLPHLCEAHKTRSRRMMFESVAPGPTVKTFSLGGVAPAPY from the exons ATGGCTTTTGAAATGAGGGTTGCATTCGCCATTTTCTTGGCGCTTTTCAGCTTCCAAAGCGTTTTGGTGATGG GTGAAGGAGGTGTGGAATGTGAGAAGCTTCCTGTAGAGATGTGTGCTTTCTCTGTCTCATCCTCCGGAGCTCGCTGTGTGCTCGAGAAGAAATACTCTTACGTCGCCTCAACACACGAATCGTCAGTAGAATACCAGTGCCAG TCATCAGGCATAATGGCGGAGAAGATGATGGAATGGATTGAGAGTGAGGAGTGCCTGCAAAGCTGTGGGTTGCAGAGAATGAGTGTGGGCATGTCGACTGATGATCTTTCTGAATATTCTGATTTCACCTCTAAACTGTGCTCAGACAAGTGCCAAAACAGCTGCCCCAACATTGTGAATCTCTATCTCAATCTGGCCGCAGGGGAAG GAATATATTTACCTCACCTGTGTGAGGCTCACAAAACACGAAGCCGGCGAATGATGTTCGAGAGTGTTGCACCTGGGCCAACTGTGAAGACCTTTTCCCTTGGTGGAGTTGCCCCTGCACCCTATTAG